The Collimonas sp. PA-H2 genome contains a region encoding:
- a CDS encoding sarcosine oxidase subunit delta has protein sequence MLLITCPWCGPRAESEFHCGGEADIARPLDTENLSDEAWGDYLFMRKNPRGVHREQWVHNQGCRRWFMAERDTVTYEFLSYSKFETKPAADGTGA, from the coding sequence ATGTTACTGATCACCTGCCCTTGGTGCGGGCCGCGCGCCGAGAGTGAGTTCCATTGCGGCGGCGAAGCCGATATCGCTCGTCCGCTGGACACCGAAAACCTGAGCGACGAAGCCTGGGGCGACTACCTGTTCATGCGCAAGAATCCGCGCGGCGTGCACCGCGAGCAGTGGGTGCACAACCAGGGCTGCCGGCGCTGGTTCATGGCCGAGCGCGATACCGTCACTTACGAATTCCTCAGCTACAGCAAGTTCGAAACCAAGCCTGCCGCCGACGGCACGGGAGCCTAA